In one window of Gossypium hirsutum isolate 1008001.06 chromosome A01, Gossypium_hirsutum_v2.1, whole genome shotgun sequence DNA:
- the LOC107901983 gene encoding WAT1-related protein At5g40240: protein MHLFDREKGSAKMGNLVPFVGMVMVILAQVSSMVITKAAMSSGVDKYVLIVYSNALSSLILLPCSFVFHRSVHLPWNSSNLCILIFLLSLIGCIGQLCGYAGIEYSSPAMATAMLNLVPAFTFILAIVCRMEKHEWRSTSSQAKVLGTTISIAGAFVVTFYKGPTILRLPHQLLSSPQINWILGGLLLAVEAFINSAWYVIQTMVLKKFPAVLTVMFYLCFFNAILSAIYSLFLVKDLSAWKLKPNIGLVAILYSAIVATTFRISLCSWCLWKVGPLYVSMFKPLAIIFAAVMGIVFLGDDLSLGRVIGAIIIVSGFYGVLWGKAKEESGEESLRSPLLQNRTEDKRSFA from the exons TGGTAATGGTAATCTTGGCTCAAGTTAGCAGCATGGTAATAACCAAAGCAGCAATGTCTAGTGGGGTTGACAAATATGTTCTTATTGTTTACTCTAATGCTCTCTCCAGCCTTATTCTTCTTCCTTGCTCTTTCGTGTTCCACAG ATCGGTACATCTTCCATGGAACTCCTCCAACCTCTGTATATTGATCTTTCTCCTTTCCTTGATTGG ATGTATCGGCCAACTATGTGGATACGCAGGTATAGAGTACAGTTCTCCTGCAATGGCTACAGCCATGCTCAACCTTGTTCCAGCATTTACCTTCATACTTGCCATCGTTTGCAG GATGGAAAAGCATGAATGGCGAAGCACAAGCAGCCAAGCCAAGGTCTTAGGAACCACAATCTCCATAGCAGGGGCATTTGTAGTGACATTTTATAAGGGGCCAACAATTCTGAGATTGCCTCATCAGCTTCTTTCCTCGCCACAAATAAACTGGATCCTTGGAGGGCTGCTTCTTGCAGTTGAAGCTTTTATAAATTCTGCATGGTATGTTATACAG ACCATGGTTCTGAAAAAGTTCCCGGCAGTACTAACTGTAATGTTTTATCTTTGCTTCTTCAATGCCATTCTTTCCGCAATATATTCTTTGTTTCTTGTTAAGGACCTTAGTGCTTGGAAACTAAAACCTAATATAGGGCTTGTCGCTATTCTATACTCG GCAATAGTGGCAACAACCTTCCGGATCAGCTTGTGTTCATGGTGCCTATGGAAAGTAGGACCTCTATACGTTTCCATGTTCAAACCCTTGGCCATTATCTTTGCAGCCGTTATGGGTATCGTCTTCTTAGGAGATGATCTTTCTCTGGGAAG GGTAATTGGTGCAATAATAATTGTGAGTGGATTTTACGGGGTGCTGTGGGGAAAGGCCAAGGAGGAAAGTGGAGAGGAGAGTTTGAGATCGCCTTTGCTTCAAAACAGAACAGAAGATAAAAGGTCTTTTGCATAA